In Kitasatospora sp. NA04385, a single genomic region encodes these proteins:
- the rplT gene encoding 50S ribosomal protein L20 codes for MARVKRAVNAHKKRRVILERASGYRGQRSRLYRKAKEQVTHSLVYNFNDRKKRKGDFRQLWIQRINAAARANGITYNRFVQGLKAAGVEIDRKMLADLAVNDSVAFHALVEVAQKALPADVNAPKVAA; via the coding sequence GTGGCACGCGTCAAGCGGGCAGTGAACGCCCACAAGAAGCGCCGGGTCATCCTCGAGCGGGCCTCCGGCTACCGCGGTCAGCGCTCGCGCCTGTACCGCAAGGCCAAGGAGCAGGTCACCCACTCGCTCGTCTACAACTTCAACGACCGCAAGAAGCGCAAGGGCGACTTCCGCCAGCTCTGGATCCAGCGCATCAACGCCGCTGCCCGTGCCAACGGCATCACCTACAACCGCTTCGTCCAGGGCCTCAAGGCCGCGGGCGTCGAGATCGACCGCAAGATGCTGGCCGACCTCGCGGTGAACGACTCCGTGGCGTTCCACGCCCTGGTCGAGGTCGCCCAGAAGGCGCTCCCGGCGGACGTCAACGCCCCCAAGGTCGCCGCCTGA
- a CDS encoding RNA methyltransferase, with protein sequence MSTETPLLTSLRSPRVVAARRLAKRNQRGKERRFLAEGPQAVREAVAFGRLPDGEHAVVEVYVTPEAAGRHAGIVAAAREAGLPVLGATEEVVADICDTVTPQGIVALCRFIDTPFDQVLAARPKLVAVLAHVRDPGNAGTVLRTADAAGADAVVLTDASVDPYNPKAVRASVGSLFHLPVATGVPVEEAVARLREAGVRVLAADGAGQRDLDQELDEGTLQGPCAWVFGNEAWGLPEETRALADEVVRVPIHGHAESLNLATAAAVCLYASARAQRSHGGCRAEARSR encoded by the coding sequence ATGAGCACCGAGACCCCCCTGCTGACCTCCCTGCGCTCCCCGCGCGTCGTCGCCGCCCGCCGCCTGGCCAAGCGCAACCAGCGCGGCAAGGAGCGGCGCTTCCTGGCCGAGGGCCCGCAGGCCGTGCGGGAGGCGGTGGCGTTCGGGCGGCTGCCGGACGGCGAGCACGCCGTGGTCGAGGTGTACGTGACGCCGGAGGCCGCCGGGCGGCACGCCGGGATCGTGGCCGCCGCGCGGGAGGCCGGGCTGCCGGTGCTGGGCGCCACCGAGGAGGTCGTCGCCGACATCTGCGACACCGTCACCCCGCAGGGCATCGTGGCGCTGTGCCGGTTCATCGACACCCCGTTCGACCAGGTGCTGGCGGCCCGGCCGAAGCTGGTCGCGGTGCTCGCGCACGTCCGCGACCCCGGGAACGCGGGCACCGTGCTGCGCACCGCCGACGCGGCCGGGGCGGACGCGGTGGTGCTGACCGACGCCTCGGTGGACCCGTACAACCCGAAGGCGGTGCGGGCGTCCGTCGGCAGCCTGTTCCACCTGCCGGTGGCGACCGGGGTGCCGGTCGAGGAGGCGGTGGCGCGGCTGCGGGAGGCCGGGGTGCGGGTGCTGGCCGCGGACGGGGCCGGGCAGCGCGACCTCGACCAGGAGCTGGACGAGGGCACCCTGCAGGGCCCGTGCGCCTGGGTGTTCGGCAACGAGGCCTGGGGCCTGCCGGAGGAGACCCGCGCACTGGCGGACGAGGTGGTGCGGGTGCCCATCCACGGGCACGCGGAGAGCCTGAACCTCGCGACGGCGGCCGCCGTGTGCCTGTACGCCTCCGCGCGCGCCCAGCGCTCCCACGGCGGGTGTCGCGCCGAGGCCCGCTCGCGCTAG
- the rpmI gene encoding 50S ribosomal protein L35, which yields MPKQKTHSGASKRFKITGSGKVLRERAGRRHLLEHKPSTLTRKLAGNAEMAPGDAKKIKKLLGK from the coding sequence ATGCCGAAGCAGAAGACGCACAGCGGCGCCAGCAAGCGCTTCAAGATCACTGGCTCCGGGAAGGTGCTGCGCGAGCGTGCCGGCCGTCGCCACCTGCTCGAGCACAAGCCCTCGACGCTGACCCGCAAGCTGGCCGGCAACGCCGAGATGGCCCCGGGCGACGCGAAGAAGATCAAGAAGCTTCTCGGCAAGTGA